Within Sporosarcina sp. PTS2304, the genomic segment ATTCAAAATCCACTCATTCAGACGATAATAAAATAAAAGTATTGTGAGGGGGAGCGGCATGTATTTGAAGCGTGCGATCGAAGTATATCAAACGACAGCCAGCGCTACGACCCCGATGATTGATAGTATCATTCAGTTGCTTAGTGAAATGAGCGATTTATTAGTGGATGTGCAAGCAATGATTGAACGTGGCGAGAGCTCGGACGTGTCCGATTCATTGAAGAAGCTGCAGCAAGTATTGTTTGAGTTAATTGGTGTTGTAGATCACCAGTCGGAAGAAGGGAAGCGGTTGGTATTGCTGTATGTCATGCTTAATCAGCATCTTGTGACGGTGCAGTTACATAAGCGTTATGAATTATTACCTAGTATCCAATTACACGTACAACAACTTGCCGAAGCGTGGATTTCAGCACGTCAACAACAGCGTCGTCAGCGATTTACAACGGATACGTTATAAGAAAATGACGTTGGCGATTGGATGGAGTAAGACTAACTTAGCGTGTCTTGCGGCTTGCGCTTCCAGACGATACGCTTTCCGGAGGGGACGCGGCGAACCTCGCAAAAGTACGCTACGGCTTTCCCTGAACCTCCCGGAGTGATCGTCTGTAAGCCGCAAGCCGGAATTAGTGTGTGTAAGACAGTTTGATCACACTTTGTACATGGTTTTTGAAGTTAGAAAGTAGCGAAGTGTTGCTAGCCGCTATGACTGTTTCGATGAACTGAGTGGAAAAGCAATGACTATATACGCATTCGTGAGGCAATCTAAAGCTTCACCCACACTGTTCAGGAAACGGAACTTACCATACTCTATTTTTGGACGAACACGGACTGACTTACGAACACTAACTCAAGGATTCTTCCGGAAGAACCGGCGACTCCTGGAGGATCAGGACGACAGGCGTAATCGCCACGCACTTTTGGCGAGTCCGCCGCGTCCCCTCAGGAAAGCGTCCGGTTCTGTAGGAAGAATCCTCACACGTACACTCATTTTCTACACTGCAAAGGAGAAGTTCACTTACCCTACTCCAACTTCTGGACGAACCCCAACCGACTTATGAACCCTAACACATACACTACTTTACTCCACCGAACAAACACACATAACGGAAATGACCAATTTACAGATGCCAACAATCCTTATTTCAGGTAGAATAGGGGCAGGAGTTGATCATATTGAAAACAGCAATCGTAACAGACAGCACGGCGTATGTGCCGGATGATATAAAAGCAGAACTAGAAATTTACACCATCCCCCTACTCGTAACAATCGATGACCAATCATTCGCGGAAGAAGTAGACCTGACAACAGACGCATTTTATGAAATGGTGCGTGGAAAAGGTCCGTTACCAAAAACATCCCAACCAGCGCTCGGGGACTTTGAGGCGTTGTATGAAAAGTTGGCGGGAGAGTATGACGCAGTGATTTCCATCCACCTATCAAGCGGTATTAGCGGTACGTATATGGGCGCTAGACAAGCGATCGACATGGTACCGGACATCGAGATTTTGCCATTTGACTCAGAAATTTCAGCTTATCCCCAGGCGTTATATGCGATCCGCGCAGCTCAGCTAGCGAAAGAAGGCATGGATCCGCACGCCATACTGGAAGAATTAAAAGAAATGAAAAAAACGATGAAAGCCTATTTCATGGTAGATAACTTATCACATCTGCAACGCGGTGGCCGATTGTCAGGCGCACAAGCACTCGTCGGTGGGTTACTGCAAGTGAAACCGATTTTGCATTTTGAAGAAAAAGTCATCGTCCCTTTCGAGAAAATCCGAACGACGAAAAAAGCGATGAAACGCATTGCAGAGTTATTGGCGGAAGACGCAAAAGACCAGTTGCTTGACGCAGTAGTCATTCACGGCAATCGCTATGAAGAAGCGGTTGAATGGAAAGAAATACTTGAGAAAAAACATCCGAACGTCGATTTCACGATCAGTCATTTTGGCCCGGTCATCGGCACACATCTTGGTGAAGGGGCGATGGGACTCGGCTGGGTGAAACGGCGCGGAACATAAGGGAGGAATCCTCTATAGCCGATTACACCGAACTACAACAATTTTTGGCAGGGCGTATATGGCTTCGACGTGTCATGCCGTTTTCTAAAGAACTAGTGAACCATGCAGTTGCAGAAGGGAAAATTCAAACAATAGAAGGAATTACAGCGAAATCGACATGGTACGGTAAGCGGTATACATGCAACCGTTGCCTGAACACAGAACCGTCGAGATTTACAGTGTTTGACTGTGCACAATGTGAGACAAGCTGTGCTTACTGCAGAAATTGTCTGAATATGGGTCGTGTATCCCGCTGTTCAGAATTACTGCTTTGGATTGGGGAAGAACCTGCCTATCCAACGACTCATCGCATGAACTGGCAAGGGAATTTGACGCTCTCGCAACAGCAAGCGACTGGCGAACTGCTCGAAAGTACGAAACAAGGCATTTCGCATTTACTCTATGCGGTCTGCGGTTCAGGTAAAACAGAAATGCTGTTTCAACCGATCCACTACGTATTAAGTGAAGGGAAACGAGTCTGCCTCGCTGCGCCGCGTGTGGACGTCATATTGGAACTATTGCCACGACTGAAAACCGCATTTCCTGATACGATCGTAGAAGCGCTGTATGGCGGAGCAGAAGTGGAACATGCCGATGCGCAGTTAATTCTTGCGACAACGCACCAGCTATATCGATTCCATGAAGCATTCGACGTCATATTCGTTGACGAAGCAGATGCGTTTCCTTATACAGCGGACAAAACATTGCAACAAGCTGTACAGAAAGCAGCGAAACGAAAAGCACCCATTCATTTCGTCACTGCCACACCGTCCGCACAACTACTCGCGATGAATAAAAAGGCAGGCAACAGATCTATCCTCGCGAGGCGCTATCATGGACAACCATTGCCCGAACCACGCAACGTCCCATTGTGGAATTATGAAAAACAACTACAGAACAAAAAGATTCCTGCTATATTATTGCAATGGACGAAAGAACGTCTCGAACAACAGCAACCATTTCTCATCTTCTTTCATCAGATCGAATTAATGGAACTGGCGGAAACTCTATTCCAACAACTAGATGAAAGGATTTGTGCAGTTCATGCGGAACATGATGACCGCAAAGAACGCGTGCAATTGCTTCGCGATCGAGCGATACCGGGCTTGTTAACGACAACGATTTTAGAGCGGGGTATTACGATTCCTAACGTTCAAGTGGCGGTCGTCGGAGCAGAGCAAACGATTTTCAACAAAGGGGCACTCATTCAAATTGGCGGCAGAGTCGGGCGTTCTGTACCGAATACTTCTGGTGATTTCGTCTTATTTCATCACGGGGTTACTCGGGCGATGGACGAAGCCAGAAGAGAAATCCGTAAGCTCAATCAAACAGAGGTGCCGTTATGAACTGCTTACTGTGCGACAAGCGAATGGACGATCAACCGACATGGCAACAATTACTTGGAATAATGAGAGATGCTACAGTTTGTCCGCCATGCTTCGAACGATTCGATAGGATTGATCGCATTGAAGAAGACGACATACTAGATTCTGTTCATTCGCTCTATGCATATAATGAACAAGCGCGTGACTATGTACATCAATTTAAATTCATGCAGGACATTGCGCTCGCTAATGTATTTGCAGGTGAACTACGCAGCGTACTACGTGACTCGAAAAAGATCATCGTGCCGATTCCGATGCACCCGAACAATAAAAAGAATCGTACGTTTTCGCAAGTGGATGCCTTGCTTGATGCGGCTAAACTGCCGTATGAACACTATATCCGAAAGACGACAGAATCGGTGATGGGAGAAAAAACGCGAGCACAACGTCTAGAGATGACTGAACTATTTGAAGCGACTGCCGATATAATACGTAATGAGAAAATTTTCATACTCGTCGATGATATTTATACGACGGGTACTACGTTGCGGCATGCTGCGACTGCGCTCAAAAGTAAAGGAGCCGAGCGAGTGGAAGCTGTAACGTTATTCAGACCTATAAGAGAGAAGTGATGAAAATGGCGGAAGCAAGAAATTGTCCGACATGTGGTGAAATATTTAATTTTACAGGCCTTCGAGAGGTATGTGCTACATGTGCAGCTAAAGAAGAAAAATTATATGAAGACGTCTACCGTTTTCTGCGGAAGCGCGAAAACCGTGCAGCCAATATCGAACGAATCGTCGAAGTAACAGGAGTCACAGAATCGTTACTCCATCAATGGGTACGTAAAGGCAGACTACAACCGGCACTATTCCCGAATCTCGGCTATCCGTGTGATAAATGCGGCGCCCTTACTACGACAGGGAAACTATGCGACAGCTGTACAGAAGAGATCAAGCGCGAACTTAGCGTACACGACGCAGCGACAGAACTGCGTGAAGCGTTAGCTGAAAAAGAACGTGGCACTTACTATGCGCAAAGAAAAAAATAACAACAGGCAGTAATGTTCAAACCGTGCAGTTAGTCCTGCTCGGTTTTTTTCATTCCAAAGACTCTAAATAAAACTTGAAATGTGCCGACATAAAGAATAGGACGTATAATAAGTCTGAATATGAAAGGAGCGAGACGTATGAAAGTCGAAGGATTCAAAACACCTATGGTAAACCCTTACCGCAATCAACAAATGAAGATTGACCAAACGAAACAAGCCAGTCAGATGAAAACTGACAAGCTGGAAATATCATCGGAAGCAAAAAAGCTATCTGCCACTTCACCAGTTGAGACAGAACGCCAGCAACGCGTACAACAGCTAAAAGCTCAAGTACAGTCCGGTGAGTATCAAGTAGACGCGAAAACACTCGCTTCAAATATGTTGTCATACTTCAATAAGTAAGCAGAAAGTAGGAATACGAATGTC encodes:
- a CDS encoding flagellar protein FliS, translating into MYLKRAIEVYQTTASATTPMIDSIIQLLSEMSDLLVDVQAMIERGESSDVSDSLKKLQQVLFELIGVVDHQSEEGKRLVLLYVMLNQHLVTVQLHKRYELLPSIQLHVQQLAEAWISARQQQRRQRFTTDTL
- a CDS encoding DegV family protein; translation: MKTAIVTDSTAYVPDDIKAELEIYTIPLLVTIDDQSFAEEVDLTTDAFYEMVRGKGPLPKTSQPALGDFEALYEKLAGEYDAVISIHLSSGISGTYMGARQAIDMVPDIEILPFDSEISAYPQALYAIRAAQLAKEGMDPHAILEELKEMKKTMKAYFMVDNLSHLQRGGRLSGAQALVGGLLQVKPILHFEEKVIVPFEKIRTTKKAMKRIAELLAEDAKDQLLDAVVIHGNRYEEAVEWKEILEKKHPNVDFTISHFGPVIGTHLGEGAMGLGWVKRRGT
- a CDS encoding DEAD/DEAH box helicase, which gives rise to MPFSKELVNHAVAEGKIQTIEGITAKSTWYGKRYTCNRCLNTEPSRFTVFDCAQCETSCAYCRNCLNMGRVSRCSELLLWIGEEPAYPTTHRMNWQGNLTLSQQQATGELLESTKQGISHLLYAVCGSGKTEMLFQPIHYVLSEGKRVCLAAPRVDVILELLPRLKTAFPDTIVEALYGGAEVEHADAQLILATTHQLYRFHEAFDVIFVDEADAFPYTADKTLQQAVQKAAKRKAPIHFVTATPSAQLLAMNKKAGNRSILARRYHGQPLPEPRNVPLWNYEKQLQNKKIPAILLQWTKERLEQQQPFLIFFHQIELMELAETLFQQLDERICAVHAEHDDRKERVQLLRDRAIPGLLTTTILERGITIPNVQVAVVGAEQTIFNKGALIQIGGRVGRSVPNTSGDFVLFHHGVTRAMDEARREIRKLNQTEVPL
- a CDS encoding ComF family protein: MNCLLCDKRMDDQPTWQQLLGIMRDATVCPPCFERFDRIDRIEEDDILDSVHSLYAYNEQARDYVHQFKFMQDIALANVFAGELRSVLRDSKKIIVPIPMHPNNKKNRTFSQVDALLDAAKLPYEHYIRKTTESVMGEKTRAQRLEMTELFEATADIIRNEKIFILVDDIYTTGTTLRHAATALKSKGAERVEAVTLFRPIREK
- a CDS encoding TIGR03826 family flagellar region protein, with product MAEARNCPTCGEIFNFTGLREVCATCAAKEEKLYEDVYRFLRKRENRAANIERIVEVTGVTESLLHQWVRKGRLQPALFPNLGYPCDKCGALTTTGKLCDSCTEEIKRELSVHDAATELREALAEKERGTYYAQRKK
- the flgM gene encoding flagellar biosynthesis anti-sigma factor FlgM — protein: MKVEGFKTPMVNPYRNQQMKIDQTKQASQMKTDKLEISSEAKKLSATSPVETERQQRVQQLKAQVQSGEYQVDAKTLASNMLSYFNK